ACCACGGCCACCCCTCCGAGTAGCACGGCTGGTCCTCGCATCGGGCGAGGTATCCGAGACCGCATCCGTAGTCGATGTCCGAGTACGGGAATCGCAAATACGTCGGCCCGCGCGCCGCGTACTCCCACTGCGCCTCGGTCGGCAGCGTCTTGCCCTGCGCCTCGCAGTACAGCTGCGCGCCGTACTGCGAGAAACCGCCCACGACCCAGTCACCCTCTGATGGAATCATGTGAGGCCACTCCACGTCGTCGCAGTTGATGGTGTCCGGGCACAGCGCGAACTGGCCAGTATCGTCCAACGCTACGGGGATCACGAAGAAGTTATGCCAAACCGATTTTCCATCCTCTGTCTCAACATAGAAAGGATGACGTATGTATCCTTCATTCAACGTGTTGAGCCAAGCGATAAGGTGATCGTAGTCCGCTTCATCCCTGTCGATGAAAAACGGGCTCAGTGTCACAACGTGGAGTGGATTCTCCTCATCAAGACACTCGGTGTCCTGCGGCACGCACCCCATGGGGAACGAGCCGCCGGGGATGCACACTTCCCCTTCCTGAGGCGCGTTCTCGCACGGCACAAGCGGTCCGCCGTCGAACAGCAACGTGTCCGTGTCACTGTCCGAATCCGTGTCGGTGTCCGCGTCGGTGTCGGTATCCGAATCCGTGTCGGCGTCCGAGTCCGAGTCCGCATCCGTGTCGGTACCACCGTCCATCCCCGCGTCCGAAGCACTGTCGTCTCCGCCGCACGACGAGCAGGCAAAGAACAAGGACGCGATGAAGAAAAGAAACGCTGCGTTCGCCTTCGTATCCATGCCGTTTCTCCTCACTCGTCAGCCGCCTCGGAGAAGAGGTATTCCTCCATCAGGCAGTGCCCACTCACGCACTCGGCGCCGCTCGCGCAACGCACATCGCAGAAGCCGCAGCTCTCCACGTCGCTCTGCAGGTCGCGACAGTCGATCCAGTACGGCGCGCCGCAGTTCGTCCGGTCGCCCCAGCACGGGTCGTATATCGAGAGCCACGGTACGCATTTGCCTTCGGAGCAGGTCTCGCCGAACCCGCAAATGTTGCCGCACTTTCCGCAGTGCAGCTGGCTGCCCGCCGTGTCCACGCACTGATTGCCACCCAGTGCTCCATAGCAGCACGTCTTGCCGCCCGTGCACGCAGTGCCGCACTTCTCGCCCCAGCGCGGAACACAGAGCCCGAACTCGCAACGCTTGTTCGCGGCACACACGTGGTCGCACCACCCGCAGTTCGCGGCATCGCTCTTCGCGTTCACGCAGGCCGGAAGGCCGTTCGGATCCTCGCAGCACGCGAGTCCGCCCGGACACTGAGTTCCCTCGCAGTCGAGCGACGTCACGATCGCGCACACGCCGTCCAGGCACGTCTCATTTGCGCCGCACCTGTGGCCGCACGCCCCGCAGTTGTCGGTGTCGACAGCCACGTCCGCGCACACTACGTCCTGCTCGCCGCGGCAGCACACCTCGTCGGCTCCACAGGAGAAACCGCCGCACGCATCGCGCGACAGGTCGAGTTGCAGGCAGTCCGGGGTGTTCGCGGGACAGTGGTAGACCATACCGTCGAGCGGGAGCCTCGTGCTTTGCAGGTACACCGTGAACGGCCCTTCCCGAGCGTCGAGGCTTGAAAGGTGCACGAGGATCCCCGCGTCGTTCTGCGTGACCTCGCCCACTTGCTCCCCGCGGACGTTCGCCACGGCCACGCGCACGGACGCGGCGCCGACACCCGAAGTCGGCCTGTAGACGAGCTCGTTCCCCATCGTCACTTGGCCTTGGTCAGGGACAAGCATCGTCGCGTTCGCCTCGCCGCTCAACTCCTTCACCATGACCGGCTCCCACGGCGGCACGATGAGCCGCTCGAGCTCATCGTAGAAGTCCGGGTGCTCGCTGCCCTCAGCGTAGAATCCTAAAGAAACCCTGTATACGAGCGACGGGTACTCATCGGTGGAGGGATCGGTGACTGATCGCAGCTGCACCGTGATCGGCGTGCCGCCTTTGAAAGTCGCGAGCTGTGCGTCGTTCAACGTCACCTCCAGACTTACGACCGAATCGCCCGCAGCGGGCTCGGTCCACGGGAACAGTAGGTTGCCCGGCGGGAACAGCGGCAGCGTCCCGAGATGCGCCATGGCCTCGAAGCCGCCGTCGGGCGCAGCCGGGATCTCGGCGCACAGCGTTTCCACTTCGACGACGAGCATGTTGCTGAAAATAATGTCGGGAAGCGTCGGCGTTTGGAATCGGATCTCGTCCGTGTCCCTTGGCGGCTCCGCCATCGGGCTGCCGTCCTGGTGCAGGGTCGCTACCCAGCTGGTGGATGCGTTGTTGACGCCGTTCACGACGACCGGCTCAGCGCCCTCGAAGTCATCCTCGAACGAGGCGCTCCAGCAGACGTCCGGCGTGTCACACATCCCGGCCATGCAGAACGCGCCGTTGCCATACCATGTCGAGCACGGAGCGACGAGCTGGATTTCAGGGCCGCTCGGATCGTAGCCGCACTCCTGGCATCGATCCCGGTCCTCGTTGCAGAAGAACCGCTGCACGTCCGCTACGATGCGATCCTCGCAGAACTCGTCCGACGTCATGGAGCCTGCATGTTCCGTGGATTCCGGCAGCGCGCCGGTCGCGCAGCCCAAGCCGCGGACCTTCGTCACTCGGATATCGTTGACAAGGGTGTCGTCATGCGCTGCCGCTGTCAGCTCGGCCTTGACTTGGTAATCGATTCCCGGTTTGAAATCGGCCCGCATCTCGTAGCTGGAGAGATCCCCGGGAGGCGACATCCCGTACAACGAGGCACTGTCGAAGACCCTACTTCGGGCATGTACCGTGCCCCAAGGAAAGACACCCAACGGCGACACGGATGTTTTCACGGTGTAGTTCGTGTCCCAAGCGGGCGAGTTCGTATTCTGGTAAAGCACGTCTCCGGTGACTGCCCAACGCCCGGCCGGGACGTACACTGTGTTGTCCATTTCGCCGTGGATCACGCCTCTGCGCCCGCCGTCGTGCACGAGCAGACCTACCACACCCGTGTCCGCCCGCGCGGCGAACGGCGCGCCTAATTCGTCCGAGCCGATCAACGGCGTTGCGGCCTGGGCGATCAGATATCGGGCCGCAGCCAGGAACCCTGCGTTCGCTACCGCGACCGTCATCCGCGACATCGGCGCGCGGCCGTCAGTCCCGACCGGGGTCGTGCTGTCGCAGCTCATGTGTTCGCCCCAGTCCGCAATCAGCGGTACGTCAGCGGGAATCGTCGGATCGAATTCGTTCAATGACCACGGCGGCAGCTCGATGTTGAACGCGT
This portion of the Pseudomonadota bacterium genome encodes:
- a CDS encoding formylglycine-generating enzyme family protein → MDTKANAAFLFFIASLFFACSSCGGDDSASDAGMDGGTDTDADSDSDADTDSDTDTDADTDTDSDSDTDTLLFDGGPLVPCENAPQEGEVCIPGGSFPMGCVPQDTECLDEENPLHVVTLSPFFIDRDEADYDHLIAWLNTLNEGYIRHPFYVETEDGKSVWHNFFVIPVALDDTGQFALCPDTINCDDVEWPHMIPSEGDWVVGGFSQYGAQLYCEAQGKTLPTEAQWEYAARGPTYLRFPYSDIDYGCGLGYLARCEDQPCYSEGWPWCLPQTKNLGSMESVFGVPAMLGNVAEWVADTAPTVTDDYSWCEDGCTDPMREGIHPIIKGGGTCTGLGEGRISSRSLFNGDIYTLTMHCAGVRCARPDEPLAPPDAGADSGSGGGGKQPSSERTRSTAALSATAGSSSSR